Proteins from a genomic interval of Nocardia sp. BMG51109:
- a CDS encoding DUF397 domain-containing protein has product MNPTGPALVFTPAEWDAFTTGIKGAGTSSSAWSAIR; this is encoded by the coding sequence ATGAACCCGACCGGGCCAGCGCTCGTCTTCACCCCCGCCGAGTGGGACGCCTTCACTACGGGCATCAAGGGTGCCGGGACGTCCTCGAGCGCTTGGAGCGCGATTCGCTGA
- a CDS encoding thiolase family protein encodes MAKPVIVSAARTAIGRSFKGALANVPSEQLAITILPEVVRRAGIDPSAVDDVILAELNYGGGDLARHAAVAVGMESVPGQAVNRHCTGSLTAIGNGAAHIVSGMERVIVAGGVQSLSSAPVMKWRVPGTAEFVEPWMPPSHPETPDAPTLDMAITVGWNTAKKAGISREDMDAWALRSHQRAIAAIDAGKFADEIVPLKVQQPDGSVTDFAVDEFPRRDTTLERLASLPVLHPEIEGFSITAGNSSGINDAAAAVALVGDDYAAAEGLEVLGTVRAWANTAVTPADNGLAAGKVIGKILDRTGLKPSDVALWEINEAFASVPIAACREHGLDEELVNFSGSGCSLGHPISASGARMVTTLLYELRRRGGGIGVAAMCAGGGQGGALVVEV; translated from the coding sequence ATGGCCAAACCCGTCATCGTCAGCGCGGCGCGCACCGCGATCGGGCGATCCTTCAAGGGGGCGCTCGCGAATGTGCCCTCGGAACAGCTCGCGATCACGATCCTGCCCGAGGTGGTGCGCCGCGCGGGCATCGATCCGTCGGCGGTGGACGACGTCATCCTCGCCGAACTCAATTACGGCGGCGGTGATCTGGCGCGGCATGCGGCGGTCGCCGTAGGGATGGAAAGCGTTCCGGGGCAGGCGGTGAACCGGCACTGCACGGGCAGCCTCACGGCGATCGGCAACGGCGCCGCGCACATCGTCTCGGGGATGGAGCGGGTGATCGTGGCCGGCGGCGTGCAGTCGCTGTCGTCCGCGCCGGTGATGAAGTGGCGGGTGCCGGGCACGGCCGAGTTCGTGGAGCCGTGGATGCCGCCGTCGCATCCCGAGACCCCGGACGCGCCGACCCTCGACATGGCGATCACGGTCGGCTGGAACACCGCGAAGAAGGCGGGCATCAGCCGGGAGGATATGGACGCCTGGGCGTTGCGGTCGCATCAGCGGGCGATCGCCGCGATCGACGCGGGGAAATTCGCCGACGAGATCGTGCCCCTGAAGGTGCAGCAGCCCGACGGTTCGGTGACCGATTTCGCCGTCGACGAATTCCCGCGCCGGGACACGACTTTGGAGCGGCTGGCGTCGCTTCCGGTGCTGCATCCCGAGATCGAGGGGTTCTCGATCACGGCGGGCAACAGCAGCGGGATCAACGATGCCGCCGCGGCCGTGGCGCTGGTCGGCGACGACTACGCCGCGGCCGAGGGCCTGGAGGTGCTGGGGACGGTGCGGGCGTGGGCCAATACCGCGGTGACTCCGGCCGACAACGGTCTCGCGGCGGGGAAGGTGATCGGCAAGATCCTGGATCGCACCGGTTTGAAGCCGTCGGATGTGGCGTTGTGGGAGATCAACGAGGCGTTCGCGTCGGTGCCGATCGCCGCCTGCCGCGAGCACGGGCTGGACGAGGAGCTGGTGAACTTCTCCGGCAGCGGATGCAGTCTGGGACATCCGATTTCGGCGTCGGGCGCCCGCATGGTGACCACCCTGCTGTACGAGCTGCGGCGGCGCGGCGGGGGGATCGGCGTCGCGGCGATGTGCGCCGGCGGCGGCCAGGGTGGCGCTCTCGTGGTGGAGGTCTGA
- a CDS encoding IS3 family transposase — protein sequence MVKYAGPDDVTGVAGTGQPAGQRFSVRRMARLLQVSASGYYAYVKRRAATVLTDRQQRRADLETKIATVHRESHGTYGSPRITGELRDQGERVSAETVAEIMTRIGLEGISPRTFKVKTTVADPAASFPPDLVERRFDQGRPDAVWTTDITYLTCGQGDMFLCAVRDGHTRKVLGYSLADHIGAGMVTTAIDAAVAVRGGRVQGTILHSDRGGEFTAHLTAQACWRHKLRRSMGATGICWDNSPSESLWSSFKHEHYYRHTYATKTELVASVDKWMNFYNTTRRHFAIGNQSPDNYERSLRTAAA from the coding sequence ATGGTGAAGTACGCCGGCCCCGACGATGTCACCGGTGTTGCCGGTACCGGTCAGCCTGCGGGGCAACGGTTTTCGGTTCGCCGCATGGCACGACTGTTGCAGGTATCGGCCTCGGGCTACTACGCGTATGTGAAACGCAGGGCGGCAACGGTTCTCACCGACCGCCAGCAGCGGCGCGCGGATCTGGAAACGAAAATCGCCACGGTTCATCGCGAATCGCACGGCACCTACGGATCACCGCGGATCACCGGCGAGTTACGTGATCAGGGTGAGCGGGTCTCGGCCGAGACCGTCGCCGAGATCATGACCCGTATCGGGCTGGAAGGCATCAGCCCTCGCACGTTCAAAGTGAAGACCACCGTGGCCGATCCGGCGGCGTCGTTCCCACCGGACCTGGTGGAACGCCGCTTCGATCAGGGTCGTCCCGACGCCGTCTGGACGACCGATATCACCTATCTGACCTGCGGTCAGGGCGATATGTTCCTCTGCGCGGTCCGTGACGGCCACACCCGCAAGGTGCTCGGCTACAGCCTGGCCGATCACATCGGCGCCGGCATGGTCACCACAGCGATCGATGCCGCGGTCGCGGTGCGCGGCGGCCGGGTCCAGGGCACGATCTTGCACTCGGACCGCGGTGGCGAGTTCACCGCGCATCTCACCGCCCAGGCCTGCTGGCGCCACAAACTGCGGCGGTCGATGGGCGCGACCGGAATATGCTGGGACAACAGCCCTTCCGAATCACTGTGGTCGAGTTTCAAGCACGAACACTACTACCGCCACACCTACGCCACGAAAACCGAACTCGTTGCCTCGGTTGACAAGTGGATGAACTTCTACAACACTACCCGGCGGCATTTCGCGATCGGGAACCAAAGCCCCGACAACTACGAGCGTTCACTTCGAACCGCCGCCGCCTGA
- a CDS encoding SDR family oxidoreductase, giving the protein MSFEGEVVLVTGGAGGLGAASVRRLHGAGAAVVIADVNDEKATALADELGNKVAYVRTDVLDDETVEAAIAKAGELGVLRYAVIAHGGFGVLEKVVNKDGSPHTFKGFTDTIGLYLSGTYNVLRLTAATIAKLDPKENGERGAIVMTSSIAGYEGQIGQSAYAAAKGGVIGLTLAGARDLSSVGIRLNSIAPGTMHTPIMDFLGEEKLANFASSVPFPKRLGAPDEYASLAQHLLENPYINGEVVRIDGGQRFQPR; this is encoded by the coding sequence GTGTCTTTCGAAGGTGAAGTAGTGCTGGTGACCGGCGGTGCCGGCGGTCTGGGTGCGGCGAGCGTGCGCCGGCTGCACGGTGCCGGAGCCGCCGTCGTGATCGCCGACGTCAACGACGAGAAGGCCACCGCGCTGGCCGACGAGCTCGGCAACAAGGTGGCCTACGTGCGCACCGACGTGCTCGACGACGAGACGGTCGAGGCCGCGATCGCGAAGGCGGGGGAGCTGGGCGTGCTGCGCTACGCCGTCATCGCGCACGGTGGTTTCGGCGTGCTGGAGAAGGTCGTGAACAAGGACGGCAGTCCGCACACGTTCAAGGGTTTCACCGACACCATCGGGCTGTATCTCAGTGGCACCTACAACGTTCTGCGTCTCACCGCCGCGACGATCGCGAAGCTCGACCCCAAGGAGAACGGTGAACGCGGCGCCATCGTGATGACCAGTTCCATCGCCGGCTACGAGGGCCAGATCGGCCAGTCCGCCTACGCCGCGGCCAAGGGCGGCGTGATCGGCCTGACCCTGGCCGGCGCCCGCGACCTCAGCTCGGTCGGCATCCGGCTCAACAGCATCGCCCCGGGCACCATGCACACGCCGATCATGGATTTCCTCGGCGAGGAGAAGCTCGCGAACTTCGCCTCCTCGGTGCCCTTCCCGAAGCGGCTGGGCGCACCGGACGAGTACGCCTCGCTGGCCCAGCACCTGCTGGAAAACCCTTATATCAACGGCGAAGTCGTGCGCATCGACGGCGGGCAACGCTTCCAGCCGCGCTGA
- a CDS encoding transposase, whose translation MPPRKRRSFTAEYKVEAAHRVIDSGRTVAEVARELGIHESLLGTWVKDERRRIAAAEVHGEKPLDAAERAELARLRRQVAEQDKDIAFLKKASAYFAAMQTNRPGSA comes from the coding sequence ATGCCTCCTCGTAAGCGTCGGTCGTTCACGGCCGAGTACAAGGTCGAGGCTGCGCATCGTGTGATCGATTCGGGTCGCACGGTCGCTGAAGTCGCCCGGGAACTGGGTATTCACGAGAGTTTGCTGGGGACGTGGGTCAAAGACGAGCGGCGCAGGATCGCCGCCGCCGAGGTCCACGGGGAAAAGCCTTTGGATGCCGCCGAGCGGGCCGAGCTGGCGCGACTGCGAAGGCAGGTCGCCGAGCAGGACAAAGACATCGCGTTCCTGAAAAAAGCGTCGGCGTACTTTGCCGCGATGCAGACGAACCGGCCCGGTTCGGCCTGA
- a CDS encoding mycofactocin-coupled SDR family oxidoreductase, with protein MGKLDNKVAVVSGAARGQGRSHAINLAAEGASIIALDICADLEGNTYPLARPEDLEETARLVEKEGVRAHPVIVDVGERSAVRSAVAEGVEALGRLDVVVANAGISAMGKGQTLRSWSDTIDTDLVGVFNVVQASLPYLDAGASIIATGSLAAQLGSSTKQGPGGSAYSFAKQVVAHYVNDLSIQLAKQSIRVNAVHPTNVNTAMLHNEGMYKVFRPDKESPTREEAEVAFPAMQAMPVPYIEPQDVSELVVFLASDAARYITGSQVRVDAGGFVKAVPWGK; from the coding sequence GTGGGTAAATTGGACAACAAGGTCGCGGTGGTATCGGGCGCCGCGCGCGGGCAGGGGCGGTCGCACGCGATCAATCTCGCTGCCGAGGGCGCGAGCATCATCGCCCTGGACATCTGCGCCGACCTCGAGGGCAACACCTATCCGCTGGCCCGCCCGGAGGACCTGGAGGAGACCGCGCGGCTGGTCGAGAAGGAAGGCGTCCGCGCGCATCCCGTGATCGTCGACGTGGGGGAACGCAGCGCGGTCCGGAGCGCCGTGGCCGAGGGGGTCGAGGCGCTGGGCCGGCTCGACGTCGTGGTGGCGAACGCCGGAATCTCCGCGATGGGGAAGGGGCAGACGCTGCGGTCGTGGTCGGACACCATCGATACCGATCTGGTGGGCGTGTTCAACGTCGTGCAGGCCAGTCTGCCGTATCTCGACGCCGGGGCGTCCATCATCGCGACCGGGTCGCTGGCGGCCCAATTGGGTAGTTCGACCAAGCAGGGTCCCGGTGGCTCGGCGTACAGCTTCGCGAAACAGGTTGTCGCACACTACGTCAACGATCTGTCGATCCAACTGGCGAAGCAGTCGATCCGGGTCAACGCCGTCCATCCGACCAACGTGAACACCGCCATGCTGCACAACGAGGGCATGTACAAGGTGTTCCGCCCGGACAAGGAGTCGCCGACGCGCGAGGAGGCCGAGGTGGCGTTCCCGGCGATGCAGGCGATGCCGGTCCCGTACATCGAGCCGCAGGACGTCTCCGAACTCGTGGTCTTCCTGGCCAGTGACGCGGCGCGCTACATCACCGGCAGCCAGGTCCGCGTGGACGCGGGCGGTTTCGTCAAGGCCGTGCCCTGGGGCAAATAG
- a CDS encoding rubredoxin, with protein MNETTTTYKLYRCVICGFEYDEELGWPDDGIAPGTRWDDIPDDWTCPDCGAEKSDFEMVEVNR; from the coding sequence ATGAACGAGACCACGACCACCTACAAGTTGTATCGCTGCGTGATCTGTGGATTCGAATACGACGAGGAGCTGGGCTGGCCCGACGACGGCATCGCGCCCGGCACCCGCTGGGACGACATCCCGGACGACTGGACGTGCCCGGACTGCGGCGCCGAGAAGTCCGACTTCGAGATGGTGGAGGTGAACCGGTGA
- a CDS encoding NAD(P)/FAD-dependent oxidoreductase, whose product MTVLPDGRVVIAGTGIAGATAAETLRKEGFTGSVVVVGDDPSLPYRRPMVSKELLSGAAAADKALLRPADFWSGRDIDLRAGTSVRAIDVAAARVECGDGTELPYDALILATGGRPRRLDALFADGHCLRHMHDVAPLRTALERGAAGGAASLVIVGGGLVGMEVAASARALGADVTVLEAGERILERVLPEPVSAAYERLHRDRGVAVHTGVRLAGADDAAGRTRVRVTDGREWIADAVVVAVGMTPNDESAERAGLAVADGIVVDEFCATSASGVYAAGDVARFPNRILGGTERVEHWNHAQAHGAAAARSVLGAATPYEEVPWCWTTQFGRTLQISGWPGAGAEVIVHGDPGDGDFLALCLTDDRLVGALGAGRPREVRAARSLIGDGPFVPRELLRRDDVDLVEMAATPERFGARPIAESHRNAVT is encoded by the coding sequence GTGACGGTCCTGCCCGACGGCCGCGTCGTCATCGCCGGCACCGGGATCGCCGGGGCCACGGCGGCGGAAACCCTGCGCAAGGAGGGGTTCACGGGATCGGTCGTCGTGGTCGGCGACGACCCCTCGCTGCCGTATCGGCGACCGATGGTGTCGAAGGAACTGCTGTCCGGCGCGGCGGCCGCGGACAAGGCGTTGCTGCGTCCCGCGGATTTCTGGTCCGGGCGCGACATCGATCTCCGCGCCGGGACGTCCGTGCGCGCGATCGATGTGGCCGCGGCCCGGGTGGAGTGCGGCGACGGCACCGAGCTGCCGTACGACGCGCTGATCCTGGCGACCGGCGGCCGGCCGCGCCGGCTGGACGCGCTGTTCGCCGACGGGCACTGCCTGCGCCACATGCACGATGTCGCCCCGCTGCGCACCGCGCTCGAGCGGGGCGCGGCCGGCGGCGCGGCGTCGCTGGTGATCGTCGGCGGGGGACTGGTGGGTATGGAGGTGGCGGCGTCGGCCCGCGCGCTGGGTGCGGACGTCACGGTCCTCGAGGCGGGCGAGCGCATTCTCGAACGCGTACTGCCGGAACCGGTCTCCGCCGCCTACGAGCGACTGCACCGTGACCGCGGCGTCGCGGTGCACACCGGGGTGCGGTTGGCCGGCGCGGACGATGCGGCCGGCCGGACCCGGGTGCGGGTCACCGACGGTCGCGAGTGGATCGCCGACGCCGTCGTCGTCGCGGTGGGGATGACGCCCAACGACGAATCGGCCGAACGGGCCGGTCTGGCGGTCGCCGACGGCATCGTCGTCGACGAGTTCTGCGCCACGTCGGCATCCGGCGTCTACGCCGCGGGTGACGTCGCGCGTTTCCCGAACCGGATCCTCGGCGGCACCGAACGCGTCGAGCACTGGAACCACGCCCAGGCGCACGGTGCGGCGGCGGCGCGCAGTGTGCTCGGGGCGGCGACGCCGTACGAGGAGGTGCCGTGGTGCTGGACCACCCAGTTCGGCCGGACCTTGCAGATATCCGGCTGGCCGGGGGCGGGGGCCGAGGTGATCGTGCACGGCGATCCCGGCGACGGCGACTTCCTGGCGCTGTGCCTGACGGACGATCGCCTGGTCGGAGCCCTCGGTGCCGGTCGTCCGCGCGAGGTGCGGGCGGCGCGGTCGCTGATCGGGGACGGGCCGTTCGTACCGCGCGAACTGCTTCGCCGCGACGACGTCGACCTTGTCGAGATGGCCGCCACACCAGAGCGATTCGGTGCACGACCGATAGCGGAGTCACACCGGAACGCCGTCACGTAG
- a CDS encoding crotonase/enoyl-CoA hydratase family protein, with protein sequence MSDVVLRERRGRTLVITINRPQVRNAINTAVSQGLADAIDELDDSPELSVGVVTGAGGNFSAGMDLKAFSAGEIVIVPGRGLGFTEKPPAKPIIAAVEGYALAGGTEVVLATDLIVASKTAQFGVPEVKRGLVAGAGALLRLQHRIPYQKALELVLTGDNFTAEEAAEYGFVNALTEPGKALDEALALAGRITVNGPLAVAKTKEIIAKSGDWTSDEMWQKQLELVIPVFQSKDAQEGALAFAEKRPPKWTGA encoded by the coding sequence ATGTCCGACGTCGTTCTGCGCGAGCGCCGCGGGCGCACGCTGGTGATCACGATCAACCGGCCGCAGGTGCGCAACGCCATCAACACCGCGGTCAGCCAGGGGCTGGCCGACGCGATCGACGAACTCGACGACAGCCCGGAGCTGTCGGTCGGCGTGGTGACCGGCGCCGGCGGAAACTTCTCCGCGGGAATGGATCTCAAGGCGTTCTCGGCGGGCGAGATCGTGATCGTGCCCGGGCGGGGGCTCGGCTTCACCGAGAAGCCTCCGGCCAAGCCGATCATCGCCGCGGTCGAGGGGTACGCGCTGGCGGGTGGCACGGAGGTGGTGCTGGCGACCGATCTGATCGTTGCCTCGAAGACCGCGCAATTCGGTGTGCCGGAGGTCAAGCGGGGCCTGGTCGCCGGGGCCGGCGCGCTGCTGCGGCTGCAGCACCGCATCCCGTATCAGAAGGCCCTCGAATTGGTGCTGACCGGTGACAACTTCACCGCCGAGGAGGCCGCGGAGTACGGGTTCGTGAACGCGCTCACCGAGCCGGGGAAGGCGCTCGACGAGGCGTTGGCCCTCGCCGGCCGGATCACCGTGAACGGGCCGCTGGCCGTCGCGAAGACCAAGGAGATCATTGCCAAGTCGGGGGACTGGACCTCCGACGAGATGTGGCAGAAGCAACTGGAGCTCGTCATTCCGGTATTCCAGTCGAAGGACGCCCAGGAGGGCGCGCTCGCATTCGCCGAGAAGCGCCCGCCGAAATGGACGGGCGCGTAA
- a CDS encoding CaiB/BaiF CoA-transferase family protein, with product MSGLLNGIRIVELASWTYVPSGGAALADWGADVVKIEDTQGGDPCRALVVGGLDPAQSPVRANFMMELGNHGKRSIGVDLKSERGREIVGKLIANADVFLTNWLPGPLERAGLTVERIREFNPNVIIARGSGHGSRGPERDRGGFDAASYLARAGVAYALTPPDVEFPVTQGPAFGDLQGGITLAGGIAAALFHRERTGHAPLVDSSLLAQGMWAVAPDIAAADYYDIDRIPAGPAGTSLNPAVNRYKTRDGRWVQLMLLQADRFWKGFCERIGKPDLATDERFTPLANLVVNQEAATAELRRTFAERDLAEWQKVLADEPAVWATLASPQEVLDDPQVAANGYLMTVTDDTGKTFRTVSAPVQFDEQPAPPSRAPQYGEHTETILLELGMDWDEITAAKDAGAIL from the coding sequence ATGTCGGGTCTGCTCAACGGCATCCGGATCGTCGAACTCGCGTCGTGGACATACGTCCCCAGCGGCGGCGCCGCGCTGGCGGATTGGGGCGCGGACGTTGTCAAGATCGAGGACACCCAGGGCGGCGATCCGTGCCGCGCCCTGGTCGTCGGCGGGCTCGATCCCGCGCAGTCGCCGGTGCGGGCCAATTTCATGATGGAGCTCGGCAACCACGGCAAGCGCAGCATCGGCGTGGATCTCAAGTCCGAGCGGGGGCGCGAGATCGTCGGCAAGCTGATCGCGAATGCCGATGTCTTCCTGACCAACTGGCTGCCGGGCCCGCTCGAGCGCGCCGGGCTGACGGTCGAGCGGATCCGGGAGTTCAACCCGAACGTGATCATCGCGCGCGGCAGCGGTCACGGCAGCCGGGGGCCCGAGCGGGACCGGGGCGGGTTCGATGCCGCCAGCTACCTCGCCCGCGCCGGCGTGGCGTACGCCCTGACTCCGCCGGACGTCGAGTTCCCGGTCACCCAGGGACCGGCGTTCGGCGATCTCCAGGGCGGCATCACCCTCGCCGGCGGCATCGCGGCCGCGCTGTTCCATCGCGAGCGCACCGGACACGCGCCCCTCGTGGACAGTTCGCTACTGGCCCAAGGGATGTGGGCCGTGGCGCCCGATATCGCGGCCGCCGACTACTACGACATCGACCGCATTCCGGCCGGTCCCGCCGGAACCTCCCTGAATCCGGCGGTCAACCGCTACAAGACCCGCGACGGGCGCTGGGTGCAGCTGATGCTGCTCCAGGCCGACCGCTTCTGGAAGGGCTTCTGCGAGCGCATCGGCAAGCCCGACCTGGCCACCGACGAACGGTTCACCCCGCTGGCCAATCTGGTCGTCAACCAGGAGGCAGCCACCGCAGAACTGCGCAGGACCTTCGCCGAACGGGATCTCGCCGAGTGGCAGAAGGTGCTGGCCGACGAGCCCGCGGTCTGGGCCACCCTGGCCAGCCCGCAGGAGGTCCTCGACGACCCGCAGGTGGCCGCCAACGGCTACCTCATGACGGTCACCGACGACACCGGCAAGACCTTCCGAACCGTCAGCGCGCCGGTGCAATTCGACGAGCAGCCGGCGCCGCCGAGCCGCGCACCCCAGTACGGCGAGCACACCGAGACCATCCTGCTCGAACTGGGCATGGACTGGGACGAGATCACCGCCGCCAAGGACGCAGGCGCCATCCTCTAG
- a CDS encoding class I adenylate-forming enzyme family protein, translating into MSITLLLDMVETSDPDRVAVVSDGVRVTAAELGDMTRGAASLIGSPDVGHVAYVGTGGIMVPLLAFGAARAGRAFTPLNYRLSAPALRELIDRLPAPLVVVDAEYAGAVEGADTRIIDSDRFLAATRAGATATETAEPAPEDIAVVLFTSGTTARPKAVQLTHANLTGYVMGTVDFGSADPSDAALICVPPYHIAGVGAALSTLYAGRKMVYLRHFDPHRWIGLVNDEKITNATVVPTMLDRIVTALDSTPTALPTLRTLAYGGSKAPLPLVRRTLELLPGVGLVNAYGLTETSSTITVLTPDDHRIAYDADDPAVARRLASVGRAVPGIELDIRGADGAAAAPGETGELFVRGPQVSGFYAGIGSVLDADGWFPTKDLAALDEDGYLFLAGRSDDTIIRGGENIAPAELEDVLVEHPQVREAAVVGIADPQWGQSIVAVVVPAPDATPEPDTLRDYVRASLRGSRTPDRVVFRTQLPTTPTGKVLRRSLVDELTPTEPTIEETS; encoded by the coding sequence TTGAGCATTACGTTGTTGCTCGACATGGTCGAGACGAGCGACCCCGACCGGGTCGCGGTGGTCTCCGACGGCGTGCGGGTCACCGCGGCGGAACTGGGCGATATGACCCGAGGCGCGGCGAGCCTGATCGGTTCGCCGGACGTCGGCCACGTCGCGTATGTCGGCACCGGCGGCATCATGGTGCCCCTGCTGGCGTTCGGGGCCGCCCGGGCGGGGCGGGCGTTCACCCCGCTGAACTACCGCCTCAGCGCCCCGGCCCTGCGCGAGCTGATCGACCGGCTGCCCGCTCCCCTGGTGGTGGTCGATGCCGAATACGCCGGCGCGGTCGAGGGCGCGGACACACGGATCATCGACTCCGACCGGTTTCTCGCCGCTACCCGGGCCGGAGCGACGGCGACGGAAACCGCCGAGCCCGCCCCCGAGGACATCGCGGTCGTGCTGTTCACCTCGGGCACGACGGCACGCCCCAAGGCGGTGCAACTGACGCACGCCAACCTGACCGGCTACGTCATGGGCACCGTCGACTTCGGCTCGGCCGATCCCAGTGACGCCGCACTGATCTGCGTGCCGCCCTATCACATCGCGGGCGTCGGGGCGGCGCTGTCCACTCTGTACGCCGGCCGGAAGATGGTGTACCTCAGGCACTTCGACCCGCACCGCTGGATCGGCCTGGTGAACGACGAGAAGATCACCAACGCCACCGTGGTGCCCACCATGCTCGACCGGATCGTCACCGCGCTGGACAGCACACCGACGGCGCTGCCGACCCTGCGCACCCTCGCCTACGGCGGTTCGAAGGCCCCGCTGCCGCTCGTGCGCAGAACGCTCGAGCTGCTCCCCGGCGTCGGGCTGGTGAATGCCTACGGCCTCACCGAGACCAGTTCGACCATCACCGTGCTCACCCCCGACGACCACCGCATCGCCTATGACGCCGACGACCCGGCCGTCGCGAGACGGCTGGCATCGGTCGGCCGGGCGGTTCCCGGCATCGAGCTGGACATCCGTGGCGCGGACGGCGCGGCGGCCGCCCCCGGCGAGACCGGTGAACTGTTCGTCCGGGGCCCTCAGGTGTCGGGTTTCTACGCCGGAATCGGCTCCGTGCTCGATGCCGACGGCTGGTTCCCCACCAAGGATCTCGCCGCCCTCGACGAGGACGGCTACCTGTTCCTCGCCGGCCGTAGCGACGACACCATCATCCGCGGTGGCGAGAACATCGCACCGGCCGAACTCGAGGACGTCCTCGTCGAGCACCCGCAGGTCCGTGAGGCGGCGGTGGTCGGTATCGCGGACCCGCAGTGGGGCCAGAGCATCGTCGCCGTCGTCGTCCCGGCACCCGACGCCACCCCCGAACCGGACACCCTGCGCGACTACGTGCGCGCCAGCCTCCGCGGCTCCCGTACACCCGATCGCGTCGTCTTCCGCACGCAACTACCCACCACACCGACGGGAAAAGTGTTGCGGCGCAGCCTCGTCGACGAACTCACCCCGACCGAACCGACCATCGAGGAAACCTCATGA
- a CDS encoding aldehyde dehydrogenase family protein, translating to MLVDGELTGSVAGATFDNASPATGAVLGSTAAAVTEDMLRAIAAARRAFDETDWPTNRALRRRCLDQLQQALESEKQELGEELVAEVGCPVMTLGNAQLDWPLADALRYPSRLIDEFDWERTLDGGGLFGDRNVRTVVQEPVGVVAAICPSNYPIEVVLNKLGPALAAGNTVVLKPDPNTPWNATRLGRIIAEFTDIPPGVVNVVPTPSNEVAGLLGTDPRVDMVSFTGSTAVGRTLMRLGADTMKRTFLELGGKSALIVLDDADPAAAIRSAAGVCAHAGQACAATTRMLVHRSTFDDMVAGVASAFEAVPVGDPALPETLVGPVISAAQRKRVLDACTRATADGARLVTGGGAVRTLPPELAGGHYVEPTVFVCDDPGLPIAQEEIFGPVLVMIPFDEDDDAVRIANDSAYGLAGAVLSASTDRGMAVARRIRTGAIGVNGGMFYGADAPFGGYKNSGVGRQCGLEGFRQYLETKTIGCRIPRQR from the coding sequence ATGCTCGTGGACGGAGAGTTGACCGGATCGGTCGCCGGTGCCACCTTCGACAACGCCAGCCCCGCGACCGGCGCGGTGCTCGGCAGCACGGCCGCGGCGGTCACGGAGGACATGCTGCGGGCGATCGCCGCGGCACGCCGCGCGTTCGACGAGACCGACTGGCCGACGAACCGTGCGCTGCGGCGGCGGTGCCTGGATCAGCTGCAGCAGGCCCTGGAGTCGGAGAAACAGGAACTCGGCGAGGAACTCGTCGCCGAGGTCGGCTGCCCGGTCATGACGCTGGGCAACGCCCAGCTGGACTGGCCGCTGGCGGACGCGCTGCGCTACCCGTCGCGGCTGATCGACGAGTTCGACTGGGAACGGACGCTCGACGGTGGCGGCCTGTTCGGCGACCGCAACGTGCGCACGGTGGTGCAGGAGCCGGTCGGGGTGGTGGCGGCGATCTGCCCGTCGAACTATCCGATCGAGGTGGTGCTCAACAAGCTGGGCCCGGCGCTGGCGGCGGGAAATACCGTGGTGCTCAAGCCGGATCCGAACACGCCGTGGAACGCCACCCGGCTCGGCCGGATCATCGCCGAGTTCACCGACATTCCGCCGGGCGTCGTCAATGTCGTTCCCACACCGTCGAACGAGGTCGCCGGGTTGCTGGGCACCGATCCCCGGGTCGATATGGTCTCCTTCACGGGGTCGACGGCGGTCGGCCGCACGCTCATGCGGCTGGGTGCCGACACCATGAAGCGGACCTTCCTCGAACTGGGCGGGAAGTCGGCGCTGATCGTCCTGGACGACGCCGACCCGGCGGCCGCGATACGCAGCGCGGCCGGTGTTTGCGCGCACGCGGGCCAGGCGTGCGCCGCCACCACCCGGATGCTGGTGCACCGGTCGACGTTCGACGACATGGTCGCCGGCGTCGCGTCGGCGTTCGAGGCCGTGCCGGTGGGTGATCCGGCGCTGCCGGAGACCCTGGTGGGCCCGGTGATCAGCGCCGCGCAGCGCAAGCGTGTCCTCGACGCGTGCACCCGCGCCACCGCGGACGGCGCCCGTCTGGTCACCGGTGGCGGCGCGGTGCGGACATTGCCGCCCGAGCTGGCGGGCGGGCACTACGTCGAGCCGACGGTGTTCGTATGTGACGATCCCGGCCTGCCGATCGCCCAGGAGGAGATCTTCGGGCCGGTGCTGGTGATGATCCCGTTCGACGAGGACGACGACGCCGTGCGGATCGCCAACGACAGCGCCTACGGCCTGGCCGGTGCGGTGCTGTCGGCGTCGACCGACCGGGGCATGGCCGTCGCGCGCCGCATCCGGACCGGTGCGATCGGCGTCAACGGCGGCATGTTCTACGGCGCGGACGCTCCGTTCGGCGGCTACAAGAACAGTGGCGTGGGCCGCCAGTGCGGCCTCGAGGGTTTCCGGCAGTACCTGGAGACCAAGACCATCGGCTGCCGAATTCCCCGGCAGCGCTGA